In Cyanobium sp. Tous-M-B4, a single genomic region encodes these proteins:
- a CDS encoding VWA domain-containing protein, producing MQPTITIRPLRPAVAGDASTTLDLLISIEPPQRPPDLQTPQRPPLNLALVIDRSGSMAGEKLSHARKAARSLAAELTARDRLAIVTFDDEVQIVVPSRPVDSALPFLQAINTIEAGSTTALFDGWLAGALQVAEHLDAAALNRVLLLSDGQANEGLTKESAVAEKVAGLNQRGISTSAFGLGAGFDEDLMGAIAAAGDGTLAQIESPAQLADLYASELQGLATTSGRRVSIGIRPQHGAELVDVINDLSVTSAGNLQLPNLRQGQTLQVGLRLQLPAWTPNQPITGIRLAWDSPGIERRQELRQQLILPVLSAAELSELEVDLDVAEQLALLQASRDRRSVIEALDRGDQGAALASLQSIDIELAAMPQSSSISHERQRLAEQRHLLSSDRNLSRKRLRQDVLRSSLNVWDGTNTQQD from the coding sequence ATGCAACCCACGATCACCATCCGCCCCCTGCGGCCCGCTGTTGCGGGCGATGCGTCCACGACCCTCGATCTGTTGATCAGCATCGAGCCACCACAGCGGCCCCCAGATCTGCAGACGCCCCAGCGGCCGCCGCTAAATCTGGCGCTGGTGATCGATCGCTCCGGCTCCATGGCCGGCGAGAAGCTCAGCCATGCCCGCAAGGCCGCACGCAGCCTCGCCGCTGAACTCACCGCCCGCGACCGGCTCGCCATCGTCACCTTCGATGACGAGGTGCAGATCGTCGTTCCCTCCAGACCGGTTGATTCGGCTTTGCCGTTCCTGCAGGCGATCAACACGATCGAGGCCGGCAGCACCACCGCGCTCTTCGATGGCTGGCTGGCCGGTGCCCTGCAGGTGGCGGAACACCTCGATGCTGCGGCCCTTAACCGGGTGCTGCTGCTCTCCGATGGCCAGGCCAACGAAGGCCTCACGAAAGAATCCGCCGTTGCCGAGAAGGTGGCTGGCCTGAACCAGCGCGGCATCAGCACCAGCGCCTTTGGCCTGGGGGCTGGTTTCGATGAAGACCTCATGGGCGCCATCGCCGCAGCCGGTGACGGCACCTTGGCCCAGATCGAAAGCCCCGCCCAGCTGGCCGACCTCTACGCCAGCGAGCTGCAGGGTCTGGCAACCACGAGCGGCCGCCGGGTGAGCATCGGCATTCGCCCCCAGCACGGCGCCGAGTTGGTTGACGTGATCAACGACCTCAGCGTCACCAGCGCCGGCAATCTGCAGCTGCCCAACCTGCGTCAGGGCCAGACACTGCAGGTGGGTCTGCGTCTGCAGCTGCCCGCCTGGACGCCCAACCAGCCGATCACCGGCATCCGCCTCGCCTGGGACAGCCCCGGCATCGAGCGCCGCCAGGAGCTGCGCCAGCAGCTGATCCTGCCCGTGCTGAGCGCTGCTGAACTCAGTGAGCTGGAGGTGGATCTCGATGTAGCCGAACAGCTGGCCCTGCTGCAGGCCAGCCGCGACCGGCGCAGCGTCATCGAGGCTCTCGATCGTGGTGATCAAGGCGCCGCCTTAGCCAGCCTGCAGTCGATCGATATCGAGCTGGCCGCCATGCCCCAGAGCAGCAGCATCAGCCACGAGCGCCAGCGCCTTGCCGAACAACGCCACTTGCTCAGCAGCGACCGCAACCTCAGCCGCAAACGCTTACGCCAAGACGTGCTGCGCAGCAGCTTGAACGTCTGGGACGGCACTAACACCCAGCAGGACTGA
- a CDS encoding MerR family transcriptional regulator gives MADLPVAAPVPSPVYGLEELLALASERLGEKVTPRTVRLYATEGLIDRPGKDGRRAVYGQRQLLQLLLVRSLARRGLSLTAIAPLLAAGNSELERQLTQLEEPPATNAALDYLQELQSAPPLQSSPDLDLLEMLGAPICQSAPFEEPSRRLTPRGGGRTTSRWHRLALAPGVELHLSDSASLPPPGSRREAWLQRLLDRLRDHLDDLS, from the coding sequence ATGGCCGACCTCCCCGTTGCTGCTCCTGTCCCTTCTCCGGTCTACGGGCTGGAGGAACTGCTGGCCCTTGCCAGCGAGCGCCTTGGCGAGAAGGTCACGCCGCGCACCGTGCGTCTGTATGCCACTGAGGGGCTGATCGATCGCCCGGGCAAGGACGGCCGCCGCGCGGTTTACGGGCAGCGTCAGCTGCTGCAGCTGCTGCTGGTTCGCTCCCTCGCCCGGCGCGGCCTGAGCCTCACGGCCATTGCGCCGCTGCTGGCCGCTGGCAACAGCGAACTGGAGCGCCAGCTCACCCAGCTGGAAGAGCCGCCGGCCACCAATGCCGCCCTCGACTATCTCCAGGAGCTGCAAAGCGCGCCCCCCCTCCAGAGCTCTCCGGATCTGGATCTGCTGGAGATGCTTGGCGCTCCGATCTGTCAGTCGGCACCGTTCGAGGAGCCCAGCCGTCGCCTGACGCCGCGCGGTGGTGGCCGCACTACCAGCCGCTGGCATCGCCTCGCCCTGGCACCCGGTGTGGAGCTGCACCTCAGTGACAGCGCCTCGCTGCCGCCACCTGGCAGCCGCCGTGAGGCCTGGCTGCAGCGCCTGCTCGATCGCCTCCGCGACCACCTCGACGACCTCTCCTGA